A single window of Solenopsis invicta isolate M01_SB unplaced genomic scaffold, UNIL_Sinv_3.0 scaffold_113, whole genome shotgun sequence DNA harbors:
- the LOC105202610 gene encoding solute carrier family 35 member G1 (The sequence of the model RefSeq protein was modified relative to this genomic sequence to represent the inferred CDS: added 94 bases not found in genome assembly), translated as MSAAYEFLELPRSWRAQLRGSGVRLFQRRNCSMSEHMELQHLVDTDVESNTTNHKKKFFIICKPCPYLGLVLATLSSLFFSLCSVIVKSLVEINPTEMALFRFVGVLLPAIPIVIYKGQHPFPKGRRLILILRSFIGTTGLMLSFYAFRHMPLADASVIVFSVPVFVAIFARIFLKEPCGLFNVVTICLTLIGVVLITRPPLIFGHTVESLSDGHIKPKNADLWGAIAAFSATLFGANAYVLLRALKGLHFSIIMTNFGLFALIQTTLVSWAIGTLCMPHCGTDRLLVIALALFSFAGQILLTLALQMEQAGPVAIARSTDIVFAFFWQVLFFNEIPNRYSIGGAILVTSSVLLTGLRKWILSLPETSNIKKSLGILVI; from the coding sequence GTATGTCAGAGCACATGGAATTGCAACATTTAGTTGATACTGATGTGGAGAGTAACACGACAAatcacaaaaaaaagttttttatcatCTGTAAACCATGTCCTTATTTGGGTCTAGTATTAGCAACATTATCGTCTCTATTCTTTTCGTTATGTAGTGTTATCGTTAAGAGTTTGGTAGAGATAAATCCTACGGAAATGGCACTTTTCCGATTTGTAGGCGTGCTGTTACCAGCTATACCAATTGTGATTTACAAAGGCCAACATCCTTTCCCTAAAGGACGCAGATTGATACTTATTTTAAGAAGTTTTATCGGCACGACAGGACTTATGTTGAGTTTTTATGCGTTTAGGCACATGCCGCTGGCAGACGCCTCAGTTATCGTATTTTCTGTTCCTGTATTCGTGGCAATATTTGCACGGATATTTCTGAAAGAACCCTGTGGTCTGTTTAATGTCGTCACTATATGTCTTACGTTAATCGGTGTAGTACTGATAACACGGCCACCGTTAATTTTTGGTCACACCGTAGAATCTCTTTCGGACGGCCACATTAAACCAAAAAATGCAGATTTGTGGGGCGCTATAGCCGCTTTTTCAGCTACTTTATTTGGCGCAAATGCGTATGTTTTACTGCGGGCGTTGAAAGGCcttcatttttctattataatgaCAAACTTTGGTTTATTTGCTTTGATCCAAACCACGCTTGTATCGTGGGCAATCGGCACGTTGTGCATGCCACATTGTGGCACAGATAGACTCTTAGTTATCGCACTCGCGCTATTTAGTTTCGCAGGACAGATCTTATTGACCTTGGCCCTTCAAATGGAGCAAGCTGGTCCGGTGGCCATAGCAAGGTCCACAGACATTGTCTTTGCATTTTTTTGGCAGGTGTTATTTTTCAACGAAATACCAAATCGATATTCCATAGGCGGGGCTATACTAGTCACCAGCTCGGTTTTGCTAACGGGATTAAGAAAGTGGATTCTTTCCTTACCGGAaacatcaaatattaaaaagtctCTTGGGATCTtagtgatataa